A single Nicotiana tabacum cultivar K326 chromosome 5, ASM71507v2, whole genome shotgun sequence DNA region contains:
- the LOC107770255 gene encoding putrescine N-methyltransferase 4 isoform X1 — MEVISTNTNGSTIFKNGAIPMNGHQSGTSKHLNGYQNGTSKHQNGHHNGTSEHRNGHQNGISEHQNGHQNGTSEHRNGHQNGISEHQNGHQNGTSEHQNGHQNGTSEQQNGTISHDNGNELLGNSNSIKLGWFSEFSALWPGEAFSLKVEKLLFQGKSDYQDVMLFESATYGKVLTLDGAIQHTENGGFPYTEMIVHLPLGSIPNPKKVLIIGGGIGFTLFEMLRYPTIEKIDIVEIDDVVVDVSRKSFPYLAANFNDPRVTLVLGDGAAFVKAAQAGYYDAIIVDSSDPIGPAKDLFERPFFEAVAKALRPGGVVCTQAESIWLHMHIIKQIIANCRQVFKGSVNYAWTTVPTYPTGVIGYMLCSTEGPEVDFKNPINPIDKETTQVKSKLAPLKFYNSDIHKAAFILPSFARSMIES; from the exons atgGAAGTCATATCTACCAACACAAATGGCTCGACCATCTTCAAGAATGGTGCCATTCCCATGAATGGCCACCAGAGTGGCACTTCCAAACACCTCAACGGCTACCAGAACGGCACTTCCAAACACCAAAACGGCCACCATAATGGCACTTCCGAACATCGGAACGGCCACCAGAATGGGATTTCCGAACACCAAAACGGCCACCAGAATGGGACTTCCGAACATCGGAACGGCCACCAGAATGGGATTTCCGAACACCAAAACGGCCACCAGAATGGGACTTCCGAACACCAAAACGGCCACCAGAATGGGACTTCCGAACAACAGAACGGGACAATCAGCCATGACAATGGCAACGAGCTACTGGGAAACTCCAACTCTATTAAGCTTGGTTGGTTTTCAGAGTTTAGCGCATTATGGCCAG GTGAAGCATTCTCCCTTAAGGTTGAGAAGTTACTATTTCAGGGGAAGTCTGACTACCAAGATGTCATGCTCTTTGAG TCAGCAACATATGGGAAGGTTTTGACTTTGGATGGAGCAATTCAACACACAGAGAATGGTGGATTTCCATACACTGAAATGATTGTTCATCTTCCACTTGGTTCCATCCCAAACCCAAAAAAGGTTTTGATCATCGGCGGAGGAATTGGTTTTACATTATTCGAAATGCTTCGTTATCCTACAATCGAAAAAATTGACATTGTTGAAATCGATGACGTGGTAGTTGAT GTATCTAGAAAATCTTTCCCTTATCTCGCAGCTAATTTTAATGATCCTCGTGTAACCCTCGTTCTCGGAGATG GGGCTGCATTTGTAAAGGCTGCACAAGCAGGATATTATGATGCTATTATAGTGGACTCTTCTGATCCCATTG GTCCAGCAAAAGATTTGTTTGAGAGGCCATTCTTTGAGGCAGTAGCCAAAGCCCTAAGGCCAGGAGGAGTTGTATGCACACAGGCCGAAAGCATTTGGCTTCATATGCATATTATTAAGCAAATCATTGCTAACTGTCGTCAAGTCTTTAAGGGCTCTGTCAACTACGCTTGGACTACTGTTCCAACATATCCCAC TGGTGTAATTGGGTATATGCTCTGCTCTACTGAAGGGCCAGAAGTTGacttcaagaatccaataaatccAATTGACAAAGAGACAACTCAAGTCAAGTCCAAATTAGCACCTCTCAAGTTTTACAATTCTGAT atTCACAAAGCAGCATTCATTTTGCCATCTTTCGCCAGAAGTATGATCGAGTCTTAA
- the LOC107770255 gene encoding putrescine N-methyltransferase 4 has protein sequence MEVISTNTNGSTIFKNGAIPMNGHQSGTSKHLNGYQNGTSKHQNGHHNGTSEHRNGHQNGISEHQNGHQNGTSEQQNGTISHDNGNELLGNSNSIKLGWFSEFSALWPGEAFSLKVEKLLFQGKSDYQDVMLFESATYGKVLTLDGAIQHTENGGFPYTEMIVHLPLGSIPNPKKVLIIGGGIGFTLFEMLRYPTIEKIDIVEIDDVVVDVSRKSFPYLAANFNDPRVTLVLGDGAAFVKAAQAGYYDAIIVDSSDPIGPAKDLFERPFFEAVAKALRPGGVVCTQAESIWLHMHIIKQIIANCRQVFKGSVNYAWTTVPTYPTGVIGYMLCSTEGPEVDFKNPINPIDKETTQVKSKLAPLKFYNSDIHKAAFILPSFARSMIES, from the exons atgGAAGTCATATCTACCAACACAAATGGCTCGACCATCTTCAAGAATGGTGCCATTCCCATGAATGGCCACCAGAGTGGCACTTCCAAACACCTCAACGGCTACCAGAACGGCACTTCCAAACACCAAAACGGCCACCATAATGGCACTTCCGAACATCGGAACGGCCACCAGAATGGGATTTCCGAACACCAAAACGGCCACCAGAATGGGACTTCCGAAC AACAGAACGGGACAATCAGCCATGACAATGGCAACGAGCTACTGGGAAACTCCAACTCTATTAAGCTTGGTTGGTTTTCAGAGTTTAGCGCATTATGGCCAG GTGAAGCATTCTCCCTTAAGGTTGAGAAGTTACTATTTCAGGGGAAGTCTGACTACCAAGATGTCATGCTCTTTGAG TCAGCAACATATGGGAAGGTTTTGACTTTGGATGGAGCAATTCAACACACAGAGAATGGTGGATTTCCATACACTGAAATGATTGTTCATCTTCCACTTGGTTCCATCCCAAACCCAAAAAAGGTTTTGATCATCGGCGGAGGAATTGGTTTTACATTATTCGAAATGCTTCGTTATCCTACAATCGAAAAAATTGACATTGTTGAAATCGATGACGTGGTAGTTGAT GTATCTAGAAAATCTTTCCCTTATCTCGCAGCTAATTTTAATGATCCTCGTGTAACCCTCGTTCTCGGAGATG GGGCTGCATTTGTAAAGGCTGCACAAGCAGGATATTATGATGCTATTATAGTGGACTCTTCTGATCCCATTG GTCCAGCAAAAGATTTGTTTGAGAGGCCATTCTTTGAGGCAGTAGCCAAAGCCCTAAGGCCAGGAGGAGTTGTATGCACACAGGCCGAAAGCATTTGGCTTCATATGCATATTATTAAGCAAATCATTGCTAACTGTCGTCAAGTCTTTAAGGGCTCTGTCAACTACGCTTGGACTACTGTTCCAACATATCCCAC TGGTGTAATTGGGTATATGCTCTGCTCTACTGAAGGGCCAGAAGTTGacttcaagaatccaataaatccAATTGACAAAGAGACAACTCAAGTCAAGTCCAAATTAGCACCTCTCAAGTTTTACAATTCTGAT atTCACAAAGCAGCATTCATTTTGCCATCTTTCGCCAGAAGTATGATCGAGTCTTAA